A DNA window from Arachis hypogaea cultivar Tifrunner chromosome 18, arahy.Tifrunner.gnm2.J5K5, whole genome shotgun sequence contains the following coding sequences:
- the LOC112769436 gene encoding uncharacterized mitochondrial protein AtMg00860-like — protein MAPPELEELKKQLKDLLDAGFIRPSKAPYGAPVLFQKKHDGSLRLCIDYRALNKEYVEHLRTVFKILRENNLYVKKEKCSFARDEVHFLGHIIKGGTLCMDQGKVKAIKEWEPPNKVSELRSFLGLANYYRRFIKGYSAKAAPLTDLLKKNHSWEWSKECQKAFDELKAAITEGPVLALPDYSKVFEVHTDASDYAIGGVLM, from the exons ATGGCACCGCCAGAACTCGAGGagttgaagaagcaactcaagGATTTGCTAGATGCTGGGTTCATCCGTCCATCGAAGGCACCTTATGGCGCACCAGTCTTATTCCAAAAGAAGCATGATGGTTCATTGAGGTTATGCATCGACTATCGAGCACTTAACAAG GAATATGTAGAACACTTACGAACCGTGTTCAAGATCTTGCGAGAGAATAACCTATATGTGAAGAAGGAAAAGTGTTCCTTTGCAAGGGACGAAGTCCACTTCTTGGGACACATCATTAAAGGTGGAACTCTCTGCATGGATCAAGGAAAGGTGAAGGCTATCAAAGAGTGGGAGCCGCCAAACAAGGTATCCGAATTGAGGTCATTCCTTGGGTTGGCTAATTACTATCGGAGGTTTATCAAGGGATACTCCGCTAAGGCTGCACCATTAACTGATCTTCTCAAGAAGAATCACTCTTGGGAAtggtcaaaggagtgtcaaaaggcCTTTGATGAGTTGAAGGCTGCTATCACAGAAGGACCAGTACTAGCACTACCCGACTACTCAAAGGTATTTGAAGTCCACACTGATGCTTCTGACTACGCTATTGGAGGAGTTCTGATGTAA